One Desulfovibrio fairfieldensis genomic window carries:
- a CDS encoding cupin domain-containing protein, with protein MNTIILFDQSAPAGHSEGPAPNPVDGEPRANVWRCFARPDGTLAAGIWDCSKGSFAIPSHATDEMCSILEGEAVIEHADGTRVTVRPGDSFLIPYGTRTIWHVANYVKKAFVCAVPARS; from the coding sequence GTGAACACAATTATTCTTTTTGATCAAAGCGCGCCGGCCGGGCATTCGGAAGGGCCCGCGCCCAATCCTGTGGACGGAGAGCCCCGCGCCAACGTCTGGCGTTGCTTCGCGCGGCCTGACGGCACGCTTGCGGCCGGCATCTGGGACTGCTCAAAGGGCAGTTTCGCCATTCCTTCCCATGCCACGGACGAGATGTGCAGCATTCTGGAGGGCGAGGCGGTCATTGAACATGCCGACGGCACGCGGGTCACGGTGCGCCCCGGCGACAGCTTTCTCATCCCCTACGGCACGCGCACAATCTGGCATGTGGCGAACTATGTCAAAAAAGCCTTTGTCTGTGCCGTGCCCGCGCGGTCCTGA
- a CDS encoding B3/4 domain-containing protein codes for MISPQIGIDPALKALWPEARLACLTWRTLPAPENPALWSFFTQEILPGLNATLQDTPLAELPNLGASRRAYKAFGRDPGRTRVSSEALYRRIRQGKDLYRINSVVDANNLVSLETGFSLGSYDLARLEGGLLFRLGEAGEMYAGIGKDGIDLARLPLLADARGPFGSPSSDSQRAMISLESRDILTVIYGFSGQEEVEAALALAQKRLTDFAEAENCAVSTVC; via the coding sequence ATGATCTCTCCCCAAATCGGCATCGACCCCGCTCTCAAGGCTCTCTGGCCCGAGGCCCGTCTGGCTTGTCTGACCTGGCGCACCCTGCCCGCTCCGGAAAATCCGGCGCTCTGGAGCTTTTTTACTCAGGAAATCCTGCCCGGCCTGAACGCGACGCTTCAGGACACGCCCTTGGCCGAACTGCCCAACCTGGGGGCATCCCGCCGGGCGTACAAGGCCTTCGGCCGCGACCCGGGACGCACGCGCGTCTCCTCCGAAGCCCTTTACCGCCGCATCCGCCAGGGCAAGGACCTCTACCGCATCAACAGCGTGGTGGACGCCAACAACCTGGTTTCGCTGGAAACCGGCTTTTCCCTGGGCTCCTACGACCTGGCCCGCCTGGAGGGCGGCCTGCTCTTCCGCCTGGGCGAAGCCGGGGAAATGTACGCGGGCATCGGCAAGGACGGCATCGACCTGGCCCGCCTGCCCCTGCTGGCCGACGCGCGCGGCCCCTTCGGCAGCCCCAGCAGCGATTCGCAGCGGGCCATGATCTCGTTGGAAAGCCGGGATATTCTGACCGTCATTTACGGCTTTTCCGGACAGGAGGAAGTTGAGGCCGCCCTGGCCCTGGCGCAGAAACGCCTGACGGATTTCGCCGAGGCCGAGAACTGCGCTGTTTCCACGGTTTGCTGA
- a CDS encoding ABC transporter substrate-binding protein — MQFVRPLWACLAISCLLISAAPAQSADHARPAPLRTAWLAEFEAFAAWYAHDRQWDRENNPAVELRPFPTGRLLVDNMHAYGWNLAACGGVPALRALLRKDVYVVGVGTEEAASNAVYARASSPLARLNGGGAARYLRGKTVLCPLGTSAHQLLLAWLDGMGLRDTDVTIVDVEPDEAVRALAKGLGEAAALWAPATYAAEELGLFRLTDGRKSGIAQPVLLLAERGYADKHPERITAYLRSYLQAVESFGKMPVEELALLYQRFQREFAGKALSAANARRELETHLLFPLEKQKALLGGVEADAARPEGPLRDWLKDVIAFHKKTGALSSREAGELESLPLVTPRFLP; from the coding sequence ATGCAGTTTGTCCGCCCGCTGTGGGCCTGTCTGGCGATTTCCTGTCTCCTGATTTCCGCGGCGCCCGCGCAATCCGCGGATCATGCGCGGCCCGCGCCTCTGCGCACCGCCTGGCTGGCTGAATTCGAGGCTTTTGCGGCCTGGTACGCCCATGACCGCCAATGGGACCGGGAAAACAACCCGGCCGTGGAACTCCGTCCTTTTCCCACCGGCAGGCTGCTGGTGGACAATATGCACGCCTACGGCTGGAATCTGGCGGCCTGCGGCGGCGTGCCCGCCCTGCGCGCCCTGCTGCGCAAGGATGTCTATGTGGTGGGCGTCGGCACGGAGGAGGCCGCGTCCAACGCCGTGTACGCGCGCGCATCCAGTCCCCTGGCGCGGCTGAACGGCGGCGGGGCGGCGCGCTATTTGCGCGGCAAAACAGTGCTCTGTCCCCTGGGCACCAGCGCGCACCAGCTTTTGCTGGCCTGGCTGGACGGCATGGGCCTGCGGGACACGGATGTGACCATTGTGGACGTCGAGCCCGACGAGGCTGTGCGGGCCCTGGCCAAGGGCCTGGGCGAAGCGGCGGCCCTCTGGGCTCCGGCGACCTATGCGGCGGAAGAGCTCGGTCTGTTCAGGCTCACGGACGGGCGGAAAAGCGGCATCGCGCAGCCCGTGCTGCTGCTCGCGGAGCGCGGCTATGCCGATAAGCACCCGGAACGGATCACGGCCTATCTGCGCAGCTATCTGCAAGCCGTCGAGAGCTTCGGGAAGATGCCCGTGGAAGAACTCGCGCTTCTGTACCAGCGCTTCCAGCGGGAGTTTGCCGGTAAGGCCCTGTCCGCCGCCAACGCCCGCCGGGAGCTGGAAACGCACCTGCTTTTCCCCCTGGAAAAGCAGAAGGCGCTTTTGGGCGGCGTGGAGGCCGACGCCGCGCGGCCTGAAGGGCCGTTGCGGGACTGGCTGAAAGACGTGATCGCCTTTCACAAAAAAACCGGAGCGCTCAGCAGCAGGGAGGCTGGAGAGCTGGAAAGCCTGCCCCTCGTAACGCCCCGTTTTTTACCCTGA
- a CDS encoding glycyl radical protein, which translates to MSLTKEARLERIGRLKSQFFSHRPGVCIEGALSKTRIFKATESEPMIIRRAVAFKEHCATKTITIQPDELIVGNAGAVARSIHVNPELSNNWFYDELDTMSTRPQDPYQISEEQKKCYREEVYPYWRGKTLRDFWNARAPEDVREMVAVGGVCDNDVKIECVPGDMVPALPQLILPLGFDGIRRRAEEKLAELDFNTIENFSRRDFWRSVIICCEGFSILCERHAREAQAQMSGAGPKRRADLERIARVCAHLAHNPPETLHQALQMVYFVFVGLFIEGNAGGYSPGLLDQYLLPFYEKDRQRGLCDEEALEIIECLWVKMGEQIWYWNEPAARHYSGFCAFQNIALGGLDTHGRDAVNTLTYLMLQASIDVRMVQPSLSVRISKKNPEEFFLKVAELVQTGSGFPAVFSDDVGYKMLLKKGIPAHLARDWAPIGCVEAQLAGRHYQWSSAGHYNLGSAVEFTLTNGVHLKSGKRLGPETGDAAEFKTYEEFRSALHAQLRHLLRRFSISQNVLEELHYQYLPNPVASMFTLGCLESGRDLTHGGAEFNTGPGMNGNGVGDFVDSVAAVKKIVFEEQRFGMAELVAAVKADFRGYEGIRRILEEDAPKWGNNDDEADAVMIELCGVIINEIDSYRGKLGNHKLPALYPVSSNVPQGMAVAALPSGRRAWRPLADGCSPSQGQDRLGPTAILQSLGKMPHESIDGGTLLNIKLTPQVLAGPEGRKRLSAFLKTFLDLDIFHVQFNVVSHEVLRCAQARPEDYKSLLVRVAGYSAYFVELSREIQEDILSRTAHEL; encoded by the coding sequence ATGTCACTCACCAAGGAAGCACGCTTGGAACGGATCGGGCGGCTCAAGAGCCAGTTTTTCTCCCACAGGCCCGGCGTCTGCATTGAAGGGGCCCTGTCCAAGACGCGGATTTTCAAGGCCACGGAAAGCGAACCCATGATCATCCGCAGAGCCGTGGCCTTCAAGGAGCACTGTGCCACAAAAACCATCACCATCCAGCCTGACGAACTCATTGTGGGCAATGCCGGGGCCGTGGCGCGGAGCATCCACGTCAATCCGGAGCTGTCCAACAATTGGTTTTACGATGAACTGGACACCATGAGCACTCGTCCTCAGGATCCTTACCAGATCAGCGAGGAGCAGAAAAAATGCTACCGGGAGGAGGTGTACCCCTACTGGCGGGGCAAGACCCTGCGGGATTTCTGGAATGCCAGGGCCCCGGAGGACGTGCGCGAAATGGTGGCCGTGGGCGGCGTGTGCGATAATGACGTCAAGATCGAATGCGTGCCGGGGGACATGGTGCCCGCCCTGCCGCAGCTGATCCTGCCCCTGGGTTTTGACGGCATCAGACGCCGGGCCGAGGAAAAGCTGGCCGAACTGGACTTCAATACGATCGAAAATTTCTCCCGGCGGGATTTCTGGCGTTCGGTGATTATCTGCTGCGAAGGCTTTTCCATTCTTTGCGAGCGCCACGCCCGGGAAGCCCAAGCGCAGATGTCCGGAGCCGGGCCAAAACGCCGTGCGGATCTTGAGCGCATCGCGCGGGTCTGCGCGCACCTGGCCCACAACCCGCCGGAAACCCTGCATCAGGCGCTGCAAATGGTCTATTTCGTCTTTGTGGGCCTGTTCATCGAGGGCAACGCGGGCGGGTATTCCCCCGGCCTGCTGGACCAGTATCTGCTGCCTTTCTATGAAAAAGACCGGCAGCGGGGCCTCTGCGACGAGGAAGCCCTGGAAATCATCGAATGCCTGTGGGTCAAGATGGGCGAGCAGATCTGGTACTGGAACGAGCCCGCCGCCAGGCATTATTCCGGCTTCTGCGCCTTCCAGAACATCGCGCTGGGCGGCCTGGACACCCACGGCCGGGACGCGGTCAATACGCTGACCTATCTCATGCTTCAGGCGAGCATCGACGTCCGGATGGTCCAACCCTCCCTGTCCGTGCGCATCAGCAAGAAGAATCCGGAAGAATTCTTTCTGAAAGTGGCCGAACTGGTACAGACGGGCTCCGGCTTTCCGGCGGTCTTCAGCGACGATGTGGGCTACAAGATGTTGCTTAAGAAGGGCATTCCCGCCCACCTGGCGCGGGATTGGGCCCCCATCGGCTGCGTGGAGGCGCAACTGGCCGGGCGGCATTACCAGTGGAGTTCGGCGGGGCACTACAACCTGGGCAGCGCCGTGGAGTTCACCCTGACCAACGGCGTACATCTGAAAAGCGGCAAGCGGCTCGGCCCGGAAACGGGCGACGCGGCGGAATTCAAGACCTACGAGGAATTCAGGTCCGCTCTCCATGCCCAACTGCGTCATTTGCTGCGCCGGTTCTCCATCTCCCAGAACGTGTTGGAGGAGCTGCACTACCAGTACCTGCCCAATCCTGTGGCTTCCATGTTCACCCTGGGCTGCCTGGAAAGCGGGCGGGATCTCACCCACGGCGGCGCGGAATTCAACACCGGGCCGGGCATGAACGGCAATGGCGTGGGCGATTTCGTGGATTCCGTGGCCGCGGTGAAAAAGATCGTCTTTGAGGAACAGCGTTTCGGCATGGCCGAACTGGTGGCGGCCGTCAAGGCCGACTTCCGGGGCTATGAGGGCATCCGGCGCATCCTGGAGGAGGACGCGCCCAAGTGGGGCAACAACGACGACGAAGCCGATGCCGTGATGATCGAACTGTGCGGCGTCATCATCAACGAGATTGATTCCTACCGGGGCAAGCTCGGCAATCACAAGCTGCCCGCCCTGTATCCGGTTTCCTCCAATGTGCCGCAGGGCATGGCCGTGGCGGCCCTGCCCTCGGGACGCAGGGCCTGGCGGCCCCTGGCCGACGGCTGCTCTCCCTCCCAGGGGCAGGATCGTCTGGGCCCCACGGCCATCTTGCAGTCTCTGGGCAAAATGCCGCACGAAAGCATCGACGGCGGCACGCTGCTGAACATCAAGCTCACGCCGCAGGTGCTGGCCGGTCCGGAGGGCAGGAAGCGTCTTTCCGCCTTTTTGAAGACCTTTCTGGACCTGGACATCTTCCACGTGCAGTTCAATGTGGTCAGCCATGAGGTCTTGCGCTGCGCCCAGGCCCGGCCCGAGGACTACAAGAGCCTGCTGGTGCGCGTGGCCGGGTACAGCGCCTATTTCGTGGAGTTGAGCCGCGAAATCCAGGAGGATATCTTGAGCCGTACCGCGCACGAACTTTAG
- a CDS encoding SDR family NAD(P)-dependent oxidoreductase has translation MKETPVAVVTGGSRGIGKAVARELAGWGYRLVLVAHSRENLEAARAELAAQRSLAGADLPDIEAVDLADAEAVRLAAAAIAARHGRVDLLFNGAGISIPGSFDLDEAVFSRLLAVNLRAPFLFMREIIPVMLKQGQGRIINVASRNGKVAVAGLGGYSASKFGLMGLGESAYRELSAGGISVTTICPGWVNTDMAAGEGASLAPEKMIQPEDIACTVRWLLSLGTSVRVMDVLLECAGDVERRASVELAKLYALRDRHREEFDNLVL, from the coding sequence ATGAAAGAAACTCCTGTAGCCGTGGTGACCGGAGGGAGCCGGGGAATAGGCAAGGCCGTGGCCCGCGAGCTCGCGGGCTGGGGATACCGGCTGGTGCTTGTGGCGCACAGCCGGGAAAACCTGGAAGCGGCCCGCGCGGAGCTGGCCGCGCAACGCTCCCTGGCCGGGGCGGACCTGCCGGACATTGAGGCCGTGGACCTGGCCGACGCCGAAGCCGTGCGTCTCGCCGCCGCGGCCATTGCCGCCCGGCACGGCCGTGTGGATCTGCTCTTCAACGGGGCGGGCATCAGCATCCCCGGCAGCTTTGACCTGGACGAGGCCGTTTTCAGCCGACTTCTGGCGGTCAATCTGCGCGCGCCCTTTCTGTTCATGCGCGAGATCATCCCGGTGATGCTCAAGCAGGGACAAGGGCGGATCATCAATGTGGCCTCGCGCAACGGCAAGGTGGCCGTGGCCGGGCTGGGGGGCTATTCGGCCTCCAAGTTCGGGCTCATGGGCCTGGGAGAGTCCGCCTACCGGGAGCTTTCGGCCGGGGGCATAAGCGTGACCACCATCTGCCCCGGCTGGGTCAATACGGATATGGCCGCGGGCGAGGGCGCCTCCCTGGCGCCGGAAAAGATGATCCAGCCCGAGGACATCGCCTGCACCGTGCGCTGGCTGCTTTCCCTGGGGACTTCCGTGCGGGTCATGGACGTGCTTCTGGAGTGCGCCGGGGACGTGGAGCGCCGGGCCAGCGTGGAACTGGCCAAGCTGTATGCCCTGCGGGACCGGCACCGGGAAGAGTTCGACAACCTTGTTCTGTAG
- a CDS encoding glycyl-radical enzyme activating protein: MKALIENIQHYSLHDGPGIRTTVFFKGCPLRCRWCSNPTTQNPGRELLQKRNDCLGCGRCADLCPRGAIRAESGPPRLDRALCDACGRCAGTCPGKALLMAGREYSLDEVLVRIKKDMLFYRNSGGGVTLSGGEVLSQHAFAVELCGRCAALGIHTAIETSGFAPYEHFRALALAADVIFYDIKHLDPVRHRRLTGQDNRLILENLAHFLAETGKPVHVRLPLVPGLNDDAAHLEAYGAYLGGLPGGPETVDLEVLPYHRLGKDKYAMLGREYGLGDTPPMPRDEAEAAVRRLRGRAGGLKIFCAA, encoded by the coding sequence ATGAAAGCCCTGATTGAAAATATCCAGCACTACAGCCTGCATGACGGGCCGGGCATCCGGACCACGGTTTTTTTCAAGGGCTGCCCTCTGCGTTGCCGCTGGTGCTCCAACCCCACCACCCAGAATCCTGGGCGGGAGCTGCTGCAAAAGAGAAACGATTGCCTGGGCTGCGGCCGCTGCGCGGATCTCTGCCCGCGCGGGGCCATACGCGCGGAGTCCGGCCCGCCGCGTCTCGACCGGGCCCTGTGCGACGCCTGCGGCCGATGCGCCGGAACCTGTCCCGGCAAAGCCCTGCTTATGGCCGGGCGCGAATACAGCCTGGACGAGGTCCTTGTGCGCATCAAGAAGGATATGCTTTTTTACCGCAATTCCGGCGGCGGGGTCACCCTTTCCGGCGGGGAGGTCCTGTCGCAGCACGCGTTTGCCGTGGAACTGTGCGGCCGCTGCGCCGCTCTGGGCATCCATACGGCCATCGAGACCTCGGGTTTCGCTCCCTATGAGCATTTCAGGGCCCTGGCCCTGGCCGCGGACGTGATTTTTTACGACATCAAGCATCTGGACCCCGTGCGGCACAGGCGGCTCACCGGGCAGGACAACCGCCTGATCCTGGAGAATCTGGCGCATTTTCTGGCCGAGACGGGCAAGCCGGTGCATGTCCGCCTGCCCCTGGTGCCGGGCCTGAACGACGATGCCGCGCATCTCGAAGCCTACGGCGCGTATCTGGGCGGCCTGCCCGGCGGCCCGGAAACAGTGGATCTGGAGGTTTTGCCCTACCACCGCCTGGGCAAGGACAAATATGCCATGCTCGGCCGGGAGTACGGCCTCGGGGATACGCCGCCCATGCCCCGTGACGAGGCGGAGGCGGCCGTGCGGCGGCTGCGCGGCCGCGCCGGGGGATTGAAGATTTTTTGCGCCGCCTGA